One part of the Tachyglossus aculeatus isolate mTacAcu1 chromosome 26, mTacAcu1.pri, whole genome shotgun sequence genome encodes these proteins:
- the FBXO46 gene encoding F-box only protein 46, with the protein MEPGSLSPVQLWCPRPFGTSSQNQPRPPARKPPACPDGGGPACSENTPPAPDTAASPPPPAPPLLATAPGEEGPVLLDTWYVIKPGNTKEKVAFFVAHQCGAGRVSAMKVKGHWGSDSSQAKRRRRSHDPAKARPEPGRPEPGQPPPGSVPGEDPDLLSVAEMVALVEQRTALALQASYPRGGAPPAPVVFVSAERAGGLGGPGAPEGAERRPGDCSRVAEAVAQFEAWREVGERKDEKGGAGAGAAGEVRIAFRISSGRDSRSSPPGEGGGAGGGRQGCALPGGPGGPDKITCDLYQLISPSRDALPTNVEYLLARADGPGEPGSGGGEPGAPPPPAPPARDSAPPAAAPAAGAGFHVDVVVTGVVDQCVFLGQDGAKNVQEETVRLGGTPVPEEPPPPGQLFLLPRGPDEPPAPAPAPEAAPAPGRAGGEAEAGDPALCRLYRHVSHDFLEIRFKIQRLLEPRQYLLQLPDHVLVRIFSCLPTRALAALKCTCHYFKCVIETFGVRAADSRWSRDPLYREDPCKQCKKRYARGDVSLCRWHPKPYHHDLPYGRSYWMCCRRPDREAPGCRVGLHDNNWVLPCRPPAPERGRREDGR; encoded by the exons ATGGAGCCCGGGAGCCTGTCGCCCGTCCAGCTGTGGTGCCCGCGGCCCTTCGGCACCTCCTCGCAGAaccagccccggcccccggcccgcaaGCCCCCGGCCTGCCCGGACGGGGGAGGGCCCGCCTGCTCGGAGAACACCCCGCCGGCGCCCGACACCGCCGCCTCGCCCCCGCCGCCCGCGCCCCCGCTGCTGGCCACGGCCCCCGGCGAGGAGGGGCCCGTGCTGCTGGACACGTGGTACGTCATCAAGCCCGGCAACACCAAGGAGAAGGTGGCGTTCTTCGTGGCTCACCAGTGCGGGGCCGGGAGGGTCAGCGCCATGAAGGTCAAGGGTCACTGGGGCAGCGACAGCTCCCAGGCCAAGCGGCGCCGGCGCAGCCACGACCCGGCCAAGGCCCGGCCCGAGCCCGGCCGGCCGGAGCCCGGGCAGCCGCCGCCGGGGTCGGTGCCCGGCGAGGATCCCGACTTGCTGTCCGTGGCCGAGATGGTGGCCCTGGTGGAGCAGCGGACGGCCCTGGCCCTCCAGGCCTCCTACCCCCGCGGcggcgcgccccccgcccccgtggtgTTCGTGTCGGCCGAGCGGGCCGGGGGCCTGGGGGGCCCGGGCGCGCCCGAGGGGGCCGAGCGGCGGCCCGGGGACTGCAGCCGGGTGGCAGAGGCCGTGGCCCAGTTCGAGGCCTGGCGGGAGGTGGGGGAGCGCAAGGACGagaagggcggggcgggggccggggccgcgggTGAGGTGCGCATCGCCTTCCGCATCTCCAGCGGCCGGGACTCCCGCTCGTCGCCccccggggagggcgggggggccggTGGCGGCCGCCAGGGCTGCGCGctccccggggggccggggggcccggaCAAGATCACGTGCGACCTGTACCAGCTCATCAGCCCCTCGCGGGACGCCCTGCCCACCAACGTGGAGTACCTGCTGGCCCGGGCCGACGGGCCCGGCGAGCCGGGGAGCGGCGGCGGGGAGCccggggccccgccgccgccggccccg CCGGCCCGGGACTCGGCGCCCCCGGCCGCCGCCCCCGCGGCCGGGGCCGGCTTCCACGTGGACGTGGTGGTGACCGGCGTGGTGGACCAGTGCGTCTTCCTGGGCCAGGACGGGGCCAAGAACGTGCAGGAGGAGACGGTGCGGCTGGGCGGCACCCCCGTCCCCGaggagcccccgccccccggccagctcttcctcctgccccgggGGCCCGACGagccgccggccccggccccggccccggaggcggccccggcccccggccgggccgggggcgaggCGGAAGCGGGGGACCCGGCCCTGTGCCGCCTCTACCGCCACGTCTCCCACGACTTCCTGGAGATCCGCTTCAAGATCCAGCGGCTGCTGGAGCCGCGCCAGTATCTGCTGCAGCTGCCGGACCACGTGCTGGTCCGCATCTTCAGCTGCCTGCCCACCCGGGCCCTGGCCGCCCTCAAGTGCACCTGCCACTACTTCAAGTGCGTCATCGAGACGTTCGGCGTGCGGGCCGCCGACTCGCGCTGGAGCCGGGACCCCCTGTACCGCGAGGACCCCTGCAAGCAGTGCAAGAAGCGCTACGCCCGCGGCGACGTGTCGCTGTGCCGCTGGCACCCCAAGCCCTACCACCACGACCTGCCTTACGGACGCTCCTACTGGATGTGCTGCCGCCGGCCCGACCGCGAGGCGCCCGGCTGCCGCGTCGGTCTGCACGACAACAACTGGGTCCTGCCCTGCCGCCCGCCGGCCCCCGAGCGGGGCCGCCGGGAAGACGGCAGGTGA
- the GIPR gene encoding gastric inhibitory polypeptide receptor, translated as MATRPGRPAVLLSLLVSFYACVHTENCMDVRSELEEETEGSRPDSHLPAFSVPSASRGYYTAGSRRTRHSVPMELFERWERYQADCRRRMAEQPRPEGLVCNRTFDMYACWDDGTPNTTVRAPCPPYLSWHQEVSWGSVLRRCGPDGQWEKDADGQDWRDHSQCENPEDLGHFESQKRMLEHLQVAYTIGYSLSFAALLLALLLLGSFRRLRCTRNHIHMNLFASFLLRAAAILTRDRLLRAPLGWELLGESGRPQLLSEQVLVVCRLAQALTQYCVVTNYAWLSVEGLYLHSLLRLPAFSERSCFRRYLLLGWGFPVLFVAPWVMVRYLFENTLCWEQNKIKGFWWIIRTPILITNLINFCIFVRIVCILLSKLQAHQMRCSDYKLRLARSTLTLLPLLGVHEVMIVTVIVEDKVQGTFRLTKLFFDLLLSSLQGLFVSVLYCFINKEVQAELRRQWACCPRGVLSPLRPGRPPVAPSAPGAAPGDAQLCICPRAACQPWEDPLPSGTQHTTLPVSSETFCYAAPHFPSTVEAPRSPSRALLGNVVSPPNETTCPRGPWGENPEVGVADQREPLERWDPRRLEGEAPVSVETGPRARISRSENLPAPWSGASGGGKIQARPWAELGPARWPRAPFPAPAMR; from the exons gccgtgctgctttctcTGCTGGTGTCTTTTTATGCCTGTGTCCACACGGAAAACtgcatggatgt ACGCTCGGAGctggaggaggaaaccgagggcaGCAGACCGGACAG ccacctccctgccttctcggTGCCCTCTGCCAGTCGAGGCTACTACACTGCGGGGTCCCGACGGACCAGGCACTCGGTGCCCATGGAGCTTTTTGAGCGGTGGGAGCGTTACCAGGCCGACTGTCGACGGAGGATGGCGGAGCAGCCGCGCCcagaag GCCTGGTTTGTAACCGAACCTTCGACATGTACGCCTGCTGGGACGATGGGACCCCCAATACCACCGTGcgggccccctgccctccctatcTGTCCTGGCACCAAGAAG TGAGTTGGGGCTCGGTGCTGCGCCGCTGCGGGCCCGACGGACAGTGGGAGAAGGATGCGGACGGCCAGGACTGGCGCGACCATTCCCAGTGCGAGAACCCCGAAGATCTCGGACATttcgag AGCCAGAAGCGGATGCTGGAGCACTTGCAGGTCGCCTATACGATCGGCTACTCCCTGTCCTTCGCTGCGCTGCTCCTCGCTCTACTGCTGCTCGGTTCCTTCAG GAGGCTGCGTTGCACCCGCAATCACATCCACATGAACCTGTTCGCGTCCTTCCTGCTGCGGGCCGCCGCCATCCTCACACGCGATCGTCTGCTCCGGGCCCCGCTGGGCTGGGAGCTCCTCGGCGAGAGTGGCCGGCCCCAGCTGCTGTCCGAACAG GTCCTGGTGGTCTGCCGGCTGGCCCAGGCGCTTACCCAGTACTGCGTGGTCACCAACTATGCCTGGCTGTCGGTGGAGGGGCTCTACCTGCATAGCCTCTTGCGGCTCCCGGCTTTCTCCGAGCGCAGCTGCTTCCGGAGATACCTGCTCCTTGGCTGGG GCTTCCCCGTGCTCTTCGTGGCGCCGTGGGTGATGGTCCGCTACCTCTTCGAGAACACGCT GTGCTGGGAGCAAAACAAAATCAAAGGCTTCTGGTGGATCATCCGCACTCCTATCCTGATCACCAACTTG ATCAACTTCTGCATCTTCGTCCGCATCGTCTGCATCCTCCTGTCCAAGCTGCAGGCGCACCAGATGCGCTGCTCCGACTACAAGCTCAG GCTGGCCCGGTCCACGCTGACCCTGCTCCCATTGCTTGGTGTCCACGAGGTGATGATCGTGACGGTGATCGTAGAAGACAAGGTCCAAGGCACCTTCCGCCTCACCAAGCTCTTCTTCGACCTCTTACTCAGTTCCTTGCag GGCCTGTTTGTCAGTGTGTTGTATTGCTTCATCAACAAGGAG gtgcaggctgagctgcgACGACAGTGGGCTTGCTGTCCCCGGGGGGTCCTGAGCCCCCTGAGGCCGGGCCGCCCTCCcgttgccccctctgcccccggtGCCGCCCCCGGTGATGCTCAGCTCTGCATCTGCCCCCGGGCGGCCTGCCAACCATGGGAGGACCCTCTCCCCAGCGGGACACAGCACACCACCCTGCCCGTCTCCTCCGAGACCTTCTGCTA CGCCGCACCCCACTTCCCGTCCACGGTGGAGGCCCCTCGCTCTCCTTCCCGGGcgcttctgggaaatgtagtctcgCCTCCGAACGAAACTACATGTCCCAGAGGGCCGTGGGGCGAAAACCCGGAAGTGGGGGTTGCAGACCAGCGCGAGCCCCTGGAGCGGTGGGACCCGCGGCGCCTGGAAGgg GAGGCCCCGGTGTCGGTAGAGACTGGGCCTAGGGCCAGGATTTCCCGGTCGGAGAACCTCCCCGCACCCTGGTCTGGGGCATCCGGAGGAGGGAAGATTCAGGCCCGGCCTTGGGCCGAGTTGGGGCCAGCCAG GTGGCCCCgggcccccttccctgccccggccATGCGGTGA